ATGATTAATCTCAATGGCTACTCAACAAGTATAGACTTAGTTGATACATTTGCcttataaaagttttcaaagAAACCCGTTTGGAGAACCCAATCTTCTATCATAGTTTGAGAGTTAAGAGGCTGATCTGTTGGCAGAAGATGACCAGCTCCCAAAACCACAACATTGGTGAGAGACTTCCAATTCTGTACATAACCAGCAAGCTCTCCATTCACCTTCCATATCTTCCTTTCAGCATTCAGAAACTTCTCTATCCCTTCCCATTTCATTGTCTTCACCCACACCTCTGTTTGAACCACACCATCCCTCAAATCATACAAACCTTCATACAACAACACCCTGCTCCTCCTCACCAAGTATTCCACCATATCTTTCACACTTTTCATCACATCATCATGCAATGCCTCCCCAACAACATCACTACATATCTCATACACAAACGATTCATTCACCCCAAGGGCCTTCTTCACCTCCCCTATGTTCAACAATCCTTCCACCAAATCATCCTCGTACGGTCTCTTCCTTGTATAGTCATACAAAGTAGCCAACCCTgtcatctcttgcaacatcccCAACACCTTGTTTCTCGCATCTGTTGCTTCACTCCAATTCCTCATTTGGGTCAACGCAACTGCTTCCAATTGAACTTTTTCCAACTCTTTCTTCTGCCTCTCATTGATCAATCCAGCATAATAAGCATTCACTGCATGAGACGCAACTTGAGTTTCGGGGTCAGTTAACCCATCCCCAATGGCTACACCACCCAGATTCACTCTTTCGGAAGCCTCCAACTTATCATTTTTCTTCAATATATAGTACCCAATTGCAGGCACATACTTCCCAGCATAGCTTTCTCCAGTAATATAAATAGGGCGATGCTTGAAAAGAGGGTCCAGTTGAAGAAAGTTGGTTATAGCAGCGAAGAGGTGTTTGGCAACGGCGTTTTGATCTTTTGGGATCTCTTGTGGGGTTGAGGCGACACTGAAGCCAGATCCAATGGGATTATCAAGAAAAAGAAGGCCAAAAATTCTGTTCCAAGAAGCAGGGTTGCGTTGAAGGGTGAGGGATTGGGTGACTCGCCAGGGTCCAAGCTCATAGAAGTTGGCAAGCATGGAGGAGCAGCCAGGGCCACCTTGGAGCCAAATGAGAAGTGGGGTTTGGGAGAGATGCAGAGTGGAGTTTTGGGCTTCATAGAAGGCGTAGAAAATTGCAGAAGCAGAAGCAGGGTTGACTGGAAGGTAACCAGACCTGCTGGGGTGGGCTTCTTTGGGGAATGAATAGCTTGATTGTGATGAAAAGAGTGGGAAGTGAAAGAAAGAGAAGCAGAAGAAGAAAAGGGTGAAGGAGACTCTTGAAGCCATGTTAGTTTTGACCGTGTGAGCTTGTGAATGATGATAGCTATGAATGGCTTAGATATTAAAATACttaattcaattatttaataaaattatataaagtgAGAGTTGTGCACCTATCGTAGCCCTCAAAAGTCACTactcacttttattttttttattcgactagttttttttttaaaaaaaattcatgataGGCATTACGCATTACTATGTAATAATTCActagtttatttaaatttaaagtacatactttttttaaaaatctattatttaattctcatgagtatttttttatgtccataatttttttcttattttatttttatactgtatttaattttattattttattttggtattATGTCATTTTTAAGTAAGGAATTCTGAGAGTAGTTTCTAAacttgttttgttttaaaaactattttttcagGACTTTCTCCTCATAATGTTAGTTTAATCGAttcattgttttttttctttttactctgtttttttatttttctggttTTGATTTTCCTAGATCAAGAAGCCGATGTAGATGTGAAACCGTTTCTATGGTATGGTCGTGATGGCGGAAGGATAGGCATTATCGGAAGATGAGGAGGCAGCGAGTGAATCGTCTCCCGCTGCCGTCATCGTCGTGTCTCATACAGCTGTTGAAGCCGCTGCTTCCTATGTTAACCATGAAGAAATAAAGTTACCAAATTAACCCAACAAaggatttttttcaattttttgtatTGTATTTTCTGGGTGGGATGCTGACATTTTTATGAAGATAGAGGAGAACAAATGGAAACTTGCAAGCTTTGACGACTACAATTGTACTACCAGACAATCAAGAAGATTGAGGAGGCCGAATGGTCG
The sequence above is a segment of the Phaseolus vulgaris cultivar G19833 chromosome 2, P. vulgaris v2.0, whole genome shotgun sequence genome. Coding sequences within it:
- the LOC137810826 gene encoding serine carboxypeptidase-like 50 — protein: MASRVSFTLFFFCFSFFHFPLFSSQSSYSFPKEAHPSRSGYLPVNPASASAIFYAFYEAQNSTLHLSQTPLLIWLQGGPGCSSMLANFYELGPWRVTQSLTLQRNPASWNRIFGLLFLDNPIGSGFSVASTPQEIPKDQNAVAKHLFAAITNFLQLDPLFKHRPIYITGESYAGKYVPAIGYYILKKNDKLEASERVNLGGVAIGDGLTDPETQVASHAVNAYYAGLINERQKKELEKVQLEAVALTQMRNWSEATDARNKVLGMLQEMTGLATLYDYTRKRPYEDDLVEGLLNIGEVKKALGVNESFVYEICSDVVGEALHDDVMKSVKDMVEYLVRRSRVLLYEGLYDLRDGVVQTEVWVKTMKWEGIEKFLNAERKIWKVNGELAGYVQNWKSLTNVVVLGAGHLLPTDQPLNSQTMIEDWVLQTGFFENFYKANVSTKSILVE